In Vanessa atalanta chromosome W, ilVanAtal1.2, whole genome shotgun sequence, a genomic segment contains:
- the LOC125075647 gene encoding putative nuclease HARBI1: MSATLFVQQFRLDKTTFEALCRELRHKTSLKGTKEIPLNVKVLCTLSFLATGSYQRIVGVSQHLAQRTASRCIRQVIDALNHSAIMEKWIKFPKTRQDRAFIKQEFQRRFGLPGVIGCIDCTHIALVKPNHEEHLFYNRKGYHSLNVQIICDSNLLILNVNAKFGGATHDSHIWSSSRVELYMRKLHQNNEQVWLLGDSGYPQRPWLMTPILNAVEGSREDQYTRLHVQAHNCIERCFGLLKARWRCLLSDRVLHYHPHVASKITMPCCVLHNIALQAGLPPPQPLPAAHDNGDNTMMQDPTSTVFVARVK; the protein is encoded by the exons ATGTCGGCAACATTATTTGTGCAGCAATTTCGGCTAGACAAAACAACCTTTGAAGCTCTTTGTCGTGAACTCCGACACAAGACTTCGTTAAAAGGAACCAAAGAGATTCCCCTCAATGTTAAG GTATTGTGCACTCTTAGTTTCCTAGCAACAGGATCCTATCAGCGAATTGTTGGGGTTTCTCAGCATCTTGCCCAACGGACAGCTAGTCGGTGCATAAGACAAGTCATTGATGCTTTGAACCACTCTGCTATCATGGAAAAATGGATCAAGTTTCCGAAAACACGACAAGACAGAGCATTTATAAAACAAGA GTTCCAAAGAAGATTTGGCCTGCCTGGTGTAATTGGGTGCATAGACTGCACCCATATAGCTTTGGTAAAGCCCAACCATGAAGAgcatcttttttataatagaaaaggaTATCATTCCTTAAATGTTCAAAta ATTTGTGAtagtaatcttttaattttaaatgtaaatgcaaAGTTTGGTGGAGCTACACATGATTCACATATATGGTCTTCTAGTAGAGTTGAATTATATATGCGTAAACTTCATCAAAATAATGAGCAAGTATGGCTCTTAg gtgACTCTGGATATCCACAACGTCCTTGGCTTATGACACCTATCCTCAATGCAGTTGAAGGTTCTAGGGAAGACCAATACACTCGATTGCATGTGCAAGCCCATAACTGCATTGAGCGATGTTTTGGATTACTCAAAGCAAGGTGGAGATGTTTGCTTAGTGACAGAGTTCTTCACTATCATCCTCATGTAGCTAGCAAAATTACAATGCCATGTTGTGTATTACACAATATAGCTTTGCAAGCTGGGCTGCCACCACCACAACCACTTCCTGCTGCACATGACAATGGGGATAATACAATGATGCAAGATCCCACATCCACTGTGTTTGTAGCCAGAGTGAAGTAA
- the LOC125075527 gene encoding uncharacterized protein LOC125075527 — protein sequence MDSIKQSLAAMTELFNNRMQEFQHDLNKTSSPGSTTSLASDFITFKSFVISALNTLQCQVEFLGRELDRQEMRHRRKMLLLHGVPEEKTEDTSARVTGLVADHLLLPNFSSASIKHSYRLGQRSDKKPRPIVVKFTDVSIRDKVWFAKTKFKGTGLTESEFLTKSRHDVFLEARRRFGINKCWTRDGFIYVIASDGARHRVESLSDLNSIPTASTTKSPVQTKSCDSKGVDKVIVTRTKRLIKK from the coding sequence ATGGACTCTATCAAGCAATCACTGGCAGCCATGACAGAGTTGTTTAATAACAGGATGCAAGAGTTCCAGCACGATCTAAATAAAACCTCCTCTCCCGGATCTACAACTTCTTTGGCAtcagattttattacatttaaatcctTTGTAATATCTGCTTTAAACACTCTTCAGTGCCAAGTAGAATTTCTTGGGAGAGAGCTTGACCGTCAGGAGATGCGGCATAGACGGAAGATGCTTCTTCTTCATGGTGTCCCAGAGGAGAAGACTGAAGACACGTCGGCTCGCGTCACGGGCCTTGTAGCGGATCATCTCTTGCTTCCAAACTTTTCAAGCGCCAGCATTAAGCACTCATACCGCTTAGGCCAACGGTCAGATAAGAAACCCAGGCCTATTGTGGTAAAATTCACTGACGTTAGCATCCGCGATAAAGTTTGGTTCGCAAAAACCAAATTTAAAGGCACGGGCTTAACAGAGTCGGAGTTCTTGACGAAAAGCaggcacgatgttttcctcgaAGCCAGAAGACGCTTTGGCATAAATAAGTGCTGGACGCGGGACGGTTTCATATACGTAATAGCGTCGGATGGTGCTCGTCATCGAGTTGAAAGCCTGTCGGACCTCAACAGCATACCCACTGCGTCTACTACGAAGTCGCCGGTTCAAACAAAGTCTTGTGACTCCAAAGGTGTTGACAAGGTAATTGTTACACGTACTAAGAGActgataaaaaagtaa